One window of the Desulfonatronum thiosulfatophilum genome contains the following:
- a CDS encoding PP2C family protein-serine/threonine phosphatase codes for MPAGHADATPISVMVVDDSMTFRNYLEEILRDHYQIRACRDGMEAVEAYREARPEICLLDMNMPRMDGLEVIRHVRRVLGDQDLFILVLTSDDTSEQKSEALHLGANDYLVKPFDALELLARVRVAERQVRLTRSLREANTAMSREIEEIARLQRRLLPASSPRHPGIKIQSLYLPSDQASGDYFDYFFLPDGNFRVVMADVSGHGAKAAFIMSMVRTMIRFSGNFESLGGLFELINEQLRLYVGEEGDFVTLFVADIRADFSSMVYVNAGHAPGMLLRRGDSPLMLRPAMPALGVMPCRAQTADVPLEAGSVLFLFTDGCYEWEVAPGEVLGLERFWDRAASFVGRSDHVLDDIFRDLGCAGTPDIRDDVSVLRVQLGLIKS; via the coding sequence ATGCCTGCCGGCCATGCCGATGCAACCCCGATCAGCGTCATGGTCGTGGACGATTCCATGACCTTCCGCAACTATCTTGAGGAGATCCTTCGTGATCACTACCAGATTCGGGCCTGTCGCGACGGGATGGAGGCAGTGGAGGCGTATCGGGAGGCGCGTCCGGAAATCTGTCTGCTGGACATGAACATGCCCCGCATGGACGGCCTGGAGGTGATCCGGCATGTGCGCCGGGTCCTCGGCGACCAGGATCTGTTCATCCTGGTCCTGACATCCGACGACACATCGGAGCAGAAGTCCGAGGCACTGCATCTCGGCGCCAACGACTACCTGGTGAAGCCTTTTGATGCGCTGGAACTCCTGGCCCGGGTCCGTGTGGCGGAGCGTCAGGTCAGGCTGACGCGCAGCCTGCGCGAGGCCAATACGGCCATGTCCCGGGAAATCGAGGAAATAGCCAGGCTGCAACGGCGTTTGCTTCCCGCTTCCAGCCCACGTCATCCGGGAATCAAGATCCAGAGCCTGTACCTGCCGTCGGACCAGGCCAGCGGGGATTACTTCGACTACTTTTTCCTGCCCGATGGGAATTTTCGCGTGGTCATGGCCGATGTCAGCGGCCACGGTGCCAAGGCGGCGTTCATCATGTCCATGGTTCGGACCATGATCCGCTTTTCCGGCAACTTCGAGAGCCTGGGCGGACTGTTTGAACTGATCAACGAACAGTTGCGGTTGTATGTCGGCGAGGAGGGGGATTTCGTGACCTTGTTTGTCGCCGATATCCGCGCGGACTTTTCTTCCATGGTCTACGTCAATGCCGGCCATGCACCGGGAATGCTGCTCCGCCGCGGGGATTCCCCGCTGATGCTGCGCCCGGCCATGCCGGCATTGGGAGTCATGCCGTGCCGTGCCCAAACCGCGGATGTTCCTCTTGAAGCCGGGAGCGTTCTTTTTCTCTTTACCGATGGTTGTTACGAGTGGGAAGTCGCGCCGGGCGAAGTTCTGGGCCTGGAACGGTTCTGGGACCGGGCGGCTTCTTTCGTGGGACGTTCGGACCACGTGCTGGATGACATCTTCCGGGATCTTGGCTGTGCGGGCACGCCGGACATCCGCGACGACGTCAGCGTGCTCAGGGTTCAACTGGGATTAATCAAGTCCTGA
- a CDS encoding lytic transglycosylase domain-containing protein, protein MINLKNWMSRGWLCSLTTSFVLLSVTAVASHAEEQRISLPMTLEYNLLNALVLDTFLGGGAPAGVNEARTHKTLFYEQDGCQAVVVTAPRFREQAGELLTEIQVHLRYGRSMGSYCVLPVTFNGTLVLKQIPVVRSEDWSLRFIPTGSEIQNLDGQPARLASLAWGLIENHVLQSMTDISINLAIPKDELQTFLTLVLPDDHPQEILEMLQGMQPGEVQVLAHGLKLENTMAAFDALYRPEPEPHGSFFSVEELEAFIAEWEAWDAFLVHMITVMAGQPLSEEEQWLLLDMLLRMRHEFSARLDDPVMHDDLVRSQFVEVWTTLGPLFRGHLMNAKSESLLGYFAFFSASDALLALNGLGSALDLVISRDGLLRLARLLDEGAEDLPGYGPEMIPELQRLLGLERQDSSARTSPRSWIIQTLELAAGFFSTSSARAESPPAELRDNLEHWLFRGKDLEGYMARVTRVLNKKANSVIAESKAPFAHQDYFQDLVLATAWLESCFRQFRLSGGEIMYLRSSNNTSVGIMQINERVWRGLYDQTRLRWDPAYNSRVGAEILDLYYTKYAQPRMSREAGKDWDPDLQAAMLYAMYNGGPSQLERFLTRKSENSLHRSDRLFREKWDWVRQGELDKISICLIGR, encoded by the coding sequence ATGATCAACCTCAAAAATTGGATGAGCAGAGGATGGCTTTGCTCTCTGACGACATCGTTCGTCCTGCTCTCAGTGACGGCGGTGGCGAGCCATGCCGAAGAGCAACGCATCTCCCTGCCCATGACTCTTGAATACAACCTATTGAATGCACTTGTGCTCGATACGTTTCTTGGCGGTGGTGCGCCGGCGGGCGTGAACGAGGCCAGGACGCACAAGACGCTCTTTTACGAGCAGGACGGATGCCAAGCCGTGGTGGTCACCGCACCTCGGTTTCGTGAGCAAGCCGGGGAACTGCTCACGGAGATCCAGGTTCATTTGCGCTATGGCCGGAGCATGGGCAGCTACTGCGTGCTGCCGGTGACCTTCAATGGAACCCTTGTCCTGAAGCAGATTCCGGTGGTTCGATCCGAAGACTGGAGCCTGCGTTTCATTCCTACAGGATCTGAAATTCAGAATCTGGACGGGCAACCTGCCCGCCTGGCATCGCTGGCCTGGGGACTGATCGAGAACCATGTCCTCCAGTCCATGACGGACATATCCATCAATCTCGCCATACCCAAAGACGAGCTGCAGACTTTTTTGACTCTGGTGCTTCCCGACGACCATCCCCAGGAAATTCTGGAGATGCTGCAAGGAATGCAACCCGGAGAGGTTCAGGTTCTGGCCCACGGTTTGAAACTGGAAAATACCATGGCAGCGTTCGATGCGCTGTACCGGCCGGAACCGGAGCCTCATGGATCGTTTTTCTCAGTGGAGGAACTGGAGGCATTCATTGCCGAATGGGAAGCATGGGATGCGTTTCTGGTGCACATGATCACCGTTATGGCAGGGCAGCCGCTGAGCGAGGAAGAGCAATGGCTGCTTCTGGACATGTTGCTGCGAATGCGCCACGAGTTCTCGGCCCGGCTTGATGACCCCGTGATGCATGATGATCTGGTCCGCTCGCAGTTCGTCGAGGTCTGGACAACTCTTGGTCCGCTTTTCCGCGGCCATTTGATGAATGCAAAATCGGAGTCCTTGCTGGGTTATTTCGCGTTTTTTTCCGCCTCGGATGCATTGTTGGCCTTGAATGGCCTCGGTTCCGCCCTGGACCTGGTGATCAGCCGGGACGGGCTGCTGCGTCTGGCAAGGCTGCTGGACGAGGGAGCGGAAGATCTGCCGGGTTACGGGCCGGAAATGATTCCGGAGCTGCAACGTCTTCTCGGTCTGGAGAGGCAGGACTCGTCGGCGCGGACCTCCCCGCGGTCGTGGATCATCCAGACTTTGGAATTGGCGGCGGGATTCTTTTCCACATCCTCGGCGAGAGCTGAATCACCACCCGCGGAACTCCGGGACAACCTCGAGCATTGGCTTTTTCGCGGCAAGGACCTGGAAGGGTATATGGCCAGGGTAACCAGGGTGCTCAACAAAAAGGCGAACTCCGTTATTGCCGAATCCAAAGCTCCTTTCGCGCATCAAGATTACTTTCAGGACCTTGTTCTGGCCACGGCTTGGCTGGAAAGCTGCTTCCGGCAATTCAGACTCTCGGGGGGGGAGATCATGTATCTGAGATCCTCCAACAATACTTCCGTGGGCATCATGCAGATCAATGAACGGGTCTGGCGCGGCCTGTACGACCAGACGCGGCTCAGGTGGGATCCGGCCTACAACTCCAGAGTGGGAGCTGAGATCCTGGATCTTTACTACACCAAGTACGCCCAACCCAGGATGAGCAGGGAGGCTGGGAAGGACTGGGATCCGGACCTGCAGGCCGCGATGCTCTACGCAATGTATAACGGCGGCCCGAGCCAGCTGGAACGCTTCTTGACCCGGAAAAGCGAGAACAGTCTGCACCGCAGTGATCGACTGTTTCGAGAAAAATGGGATTGGGTGCGACAAGGCGAGTTGGACAAGATCAGTATTTGTCTAATCGGACGCTGA
- a CDS encoding motility protein A gives MDIGTLLGLISGILFVFIAIMLGGDFIGFLNAPSALIVIGGTVSVTFIMFPMGVVLGSFKVALKAFFSKSPNPQLVINEVVALANQARKESLVSLERATVSDKFLRKGILLIADGSEERLVRNILETELNFTQLRHRQGQGVFKGMGTMAPAFGMIGTLIGLVNMLQVLDDPTAIGPGMALALLTTLYGALMANLAFIPIAKKLEERSQEELSKMEMTMEGVMSILRGENPRLIQEKLESFMPPSMRQ, from the coding sequence ATGGACATCGGCACCTTACTGGGCTTGATCAGCGGCATTCTCTTTGTTTTCATCGCCATCATGCTGGGCGGAGATTTCATCGGTTTTCTCAATGCCCCCTCCGCTTTGATAGTCATCGGCGGCACTGTTTCCGTAACCTTCATCATGTTTCCCATGGGCGTGGTTCTGGGCTCGTTCAAGGTCGCCCTCAAGGCCTTTTTTTCCAAGAGCCCCAACCCCCAGCTCGTCATCAACGAGGTGGTCGCCCTGGCCAATCAGGCTCGCAAGGAGAGCCTTGTATCCCTGGAACGGGCTACGGTTTCGGACAAGTTTCTGCGCAAGGGAATCCTGCTGATAGCCGACGGCTCGGAAGAGCGTCTCGTGCGCAATATTCTGGAGACCGAACTGAATTTCACCCAGCTTCGCCACCGTCAGGGCCAGGGAGTGTTCAAGGGCATGGGAACCATGGCCCCGGCATTCGGCATGATCGGCACGTTGATCGGCCTGGTGAACATGCTCCAGGTGCTGGACGATCCCACGGCTATCGGTCCCGGCATGGCCCTGGCCTTGCTGACCACCCTCTACGGCGCCTTGATGGCCAATCTGGCGTTCATTCCCATTGCCAAGAAACTGGAGGAGCGCTCCCAGGAAGAATTGTCCAAGATGGAAATGACCATGGAAGGCGTGATGTCCATTTTGCGCGGGGAAAACCCCAGGCTGATCCAGGAAAAGCTGGAATCGTTCATGCCGCCCTCGATGCGCCAATAA
- a CDS encoding STAS domain-containing protein yields MAELRYESFGIWSKLVFSGKITYEITQKMKGEVEAQLLEMGEGTILVCDLSQVTFLDSSGIGCLVFLNNKMHQKGGSCCLYHPSDVVLKTLDLVQLTTFFDVVVNECDLITRTSG; encoded by the coding sequence ATGGCTGAGTTGCGGTATGAGTCGTTTGGCATATGGAGCAAGTTGGTGTTTTCCGGGAAGATCACCTACGAAATTACCCAGAAAATGAAGGGAGAGGTCGAAGCCCAGCTTCTGGAAATGGGCGAGGGGACTATACTGGTCTGCGACCTGAGTCAGGTCACCTTTCTGGACAGTTCGGGCATCGGTTGTCTTGTTTTCCTGAACAACAAGATGCACCAGAAAGGCGGCAGCTGCTGCCTTTATCATCCAAGCGACGTGGTCTTGAAAACACTGGACCTGGTGCAGTTGACCACCTTTTTTGATGTTGTCGTCAATGAATGCGACCTGATCACCAGAACTTCGGGGTAA
- a CDS encoding FapA family protein: MSYFLKHHFDPDFDHLDIKTKALGNEPVDHLNRDYVHNVVDGQVLAELVDIPEHEEGKYDPRFILEQPVFPMGENTRIDPRNVSLLLSTANGYVYYDPNGKIAVKTLLNVRRDVDYATGNITFIGDVVIHGSVRSGFKVKARNILVKGPVEGAVLEASQSIHVEAGVKGDNRAVLRAKGSIKVKFCENAMISAGKNLLVEGSCLHCKVFVGNALAVRSKLIGGETSCRRMVHVRAQLGGGLSTITAINLGYDPFLMQKLSELETTIDSLKLRKDALDVQTIETNHDVQLRQDLEHRLSVLEKQRILWTEQITANDLSSCAVIVPGEIRPEVEVSIGQAYQAISDYVYNVRIILQNDQIHLATPAE, encoded by the coding sequence ATGAGTTATTTCCTGAAGCATCATTTTGATCCGGATTTCGATCACCTGGACATCAAGACCAAAGCGCTGGGCAATGAACCGGTGGATCACTTGAACCGCGACTATGTGCACAATGTCGTGGATGGACAGGTTCTGGCCGAACTGGTGGATATACCGGAACATGAGGAAGGCAAGTACGACCCCAGATTCATTCTGGAGCAGCCGGTGTTTCCCATGGGGGAGAACACCCGGATCGATCCGCGGAACGTCAGCCTGCTTTTGTCCACGGCCAACGGGTACGTCTACTACGATCCGAACGGCAAGATCGCGGTCAAGACCCTGCTCAACGTCCGCCGGGATGTCGATTATGCCACCGGAAACATCACCTTTATCGGGGATGTCGTCATTCATGGTTCTGTTCGGTCCGGGTTCAAGGTCAAGGCCAGGAACATTCTGGTCAAAGGACCCGTGGAGGGCGCCGTGCTGGAGGCCTCCCAATCCATCCACGTGGAGGCCGGCGTTAAGGGCGACAACAGGGCGGTTCTCAGGGCCAAGGGCAGCATCAAGGTCAAGTTTTGCGAAAACGCCATGATCAGCGCAGGCAAGAATCTCCTGGTGGAGGGCTCCTGCCTGCACTGCAAGGTTTTTGTCGGCAACGCCCTGGCGGTGCGAAGCAAGTTGATCGGCGGCGAAACATCCTGCCGGCGGATGGTGCATGTCCGCGCGCAACTGGGTGGCGGACTGAGCACCATTACCGCGATCAATCTGGGATATGACCCTTTCCTGATGCAGAAGCTTTCGGAGTTGGAAACCACCATTGATTCCTTGAAGCTTCGCAAGGACGCTCTGGATGTTCAGACCATCGAGACCAATCACGACGTCCAACTGCGGCAGGACCTTGAGCACCGGCTGTCCGTGCTGGAAAAGCAGCGCATTCTCTGGACCGAGCAGATTACTGCGAACGATCTGTCCTCCTGCGCCGTGATCGTGCCCGGAGAGATCCGCCCGGAGGTGGAAGTGAGCATCGGGCAAGCCTATCAGGCCATCTCCGATTATGTGTATAACGTTCGGATCATACTGCAAAATGATCAAATTCATCTGGCAACTCCGGCGGAATAA
- a CDS encoding CgeB family protein encodes MADALNPLSPGPTSPQQTKGRVAYRAMALGPAQDSEFGAETGPEDVRIILESGRQWHLWGRKGREREQSLASEADAQTLPVLLGSGLGVAVRQLLAITRGPIAVVDKELEIQKVTGCRDSAANPRVLWVDGDTPQEALDALTRWQMDNGGLPLRPLIMPLYARLDPEYYKVIQAHLEASARFDIWARTSYPKCRQWPPRVLLLTSQYFLLGEVVSAFKRLDVPHRLLEFTPRETGRTEFVQELLTAILEFKPDFVLTINHLGVDREGVLMDLLEKCRLPLASWFVDNPHLVLYVYNNLAGPWTTIFTWDADNVDSLRGLGFEHVHYLPLGTDVHRFRPPSAAVSPCPREWRAEVSFVGNSMAAKVAARLKVGRFPRPMLLAYRKIACSFGDSSADSVREHLQTDFPNIFEAFQALPSIEDRLAYETAITWEATRIYRNRCIRQILPFNPLIAGDRYWKRALRDSVGSWRWHPELNYYADLPRFYPCSAINFNCTSMQMKGAVNQRVFDVPACGGFLVTDQRRQMDHLFEPGREVVAYASPEEIPDLVRHYLRRPGARERVSLAARKRIMQEHTYDHRMTRLLKTMVAVYG; translated from the coding sequence ATGGCCGATGCCCTAAATCCCCTTTCGCCTGGCCCAACTTCGCCCCAGCAGACAAAAGGCCGTGTCGCCTACAGGGCCATGGCGCTTGGTCCGGCTCAGGATTCCGAGTTCGGCGCGGAGACCGGCCCGGAAGATGTGCGCATCATCCTGGAATCGGGCCGCCAATGGCATCTCTGGGGACGCAAGGGCCGGGAACGTGAGCAATCGTTGGCGTCGGAAGCGGACGCGCAGACGCTGCCCGTGCTGCTGGGCAGCGGTCTGGGCGTGGCGGTGCGTCAACTTCTCGCCATCACCCGCGGTCCCATTGCCGTCGTGGATAAAGAGCTCGAGATCCAGAAGGTTACCGGTTGCCGGGATTCGGCCGCAAACCCGCGCGTTCTCTGGGTGGACGGCGACACGCCCCAGGAGGCCCTGGATGCGTTGACCCGGTGGCAGATGGACAACGGCGGTCTGCCGCTTCGGCCGCTGATCATGCCCCTCTACGCCCGTCTGGACCCGGAATACTACAAGGTCATCCAGGCCCACCTGGAAGCCAGCGCCCGCTTCGACATCTGGGCGCGCACCAGCTATCCCAAATGCCGGCAATGGCCTCCCCGGGTGCTTCTGCTGACCAGCCAGTATTTCCTGCTGGGCGAGGTGGTCAGTGCATTCAAGCGTCTGGACGTCCCCCACAGGCTCCTGGAGTTTACGCCAAGGGAGACGGGGAGGACCGAATTCGTTCAGGAATTGCTCACGGCCATCCTGGAGTTCAAGCCGGACTTCGTGCTGACCATCAATCATCTGGGGGTGGACCGGGAAGGCGTGCTCATGGATCTCCTGGAAAAGTGCCGCCTGCCCTTGGCCTCCTGGTTCGTGGACAATCCCCATCTGGTGCTCTACGTCTACAACAATCTGGCCGGTCCCTGGACGACCATTTTCACCTGGGACGCGGACAACGTGGATTCCTTGCGCGGCCTGGGCTTCGAGCATGTCCATTACCTGCCCCTGGGCACGGACGTGCACCGGTTTCGACCGCCTTCCGCCGCAGTGTCGCCCTGCCCGCGGGAATGGCGGGCCGAGGTGTCCTTTGTGGGCAATTCCATGGCGGCCAAGGTGGCGGCGCGGCTCAAGGTCGGCCGCTTCCCCAGACCCATGCTTTTGGCTTACAGGAAAATCGCATGTTCTTTCGGTGATTCTTCGGCAGACAGCGTCCGGGAGCATTTGCAAACCGATTTTCCAAATATTTTCGAAGCCTTTCAAGCCCTGCCCAGCATCGAGGATCGTCTGGCCTATGAAACCGCGATCACCTGGGAGGCCACGAGAATCTACCGCAACCGCTGTATCCGCCAAATTCTGCCCTTCAACCCGCTGATTGCCGGAGACAGATACTGGAAGCGCGCCCTGCGCGACAGCGTCGGATCCTGGCGCTGGCATCCGGAGCTGAACTACTACGCGGATCTGCCCCGGTTCTATCCATGTTCGGCGATCAACTTCAACTGTACCAGCATGCAGATGAAAGGCGCGGTGAATCAGCGGGTTTTCGACGTGCCGGCGTGCGGCGGGTTCCTGGTTACGGATCAGCGGCGTCAGATGGACCATCTGTTCGAGCCCGGCCGGGAGGTGGTGGCTTATGCTTCCCCGGAAGAGATTCCCGATCTGGTGCGCCATTACCTGCGCCGGCCAGGCGCCCGCGAGCGCGTCAGTCTGGCCGCTCGGAAGCGAATCATGCAAGAACATACCTACGACCACCGGATGACCAGGCTTCTGAAGACAATGGTCGCGGTCTACGGATGA
- a CDS encoding glycosyltransferase family 9 protein produces MMSKKPILVLQMQRMGDLILSFPLFLWLQREYPGHPLWVVGEPRFYNELLRLSPPASYFPWTDTGALRTQPFSLCINLSHEAKAAVLAGEVRAEQHIGAVQSADGVRHVYGNWQLYRTGLVHANRHNRYHWADLNALDCIPLARIRSTQWSEPRSCLGDRRRIGLFLGASESSKHPDADFWAGLARELLHRDLRPILLGGPGEKALAEAVRKGLGQNVLDLTNRLSLVQFAQLGQELELLITPDTGPMHLASWSGLRVLNLSLGPVNPWETGPYQPGHFILQARQSCSGCWRCTRFGVRPICHEHFPPRRVALLAHALVNSAGISPQRLRWPGLELFASSRTRAGLYRLGPLRRNQATPMARERLADFWSLFWGQLFGLWGRDKTLASWTDLVRAHPALAKAFVRFLLGFHRKLRQARESSFWSQGPPLLRPLFSHAHIVLQNGGFSRDSEREALKVTEELLRIVSGEE; encoded by the coding sequence ATGATGTCCAAAAAGCCGATCCTCGTTTTGCAGATGCAGCGGATGGGGGATTTGATCCTGTCCTTTCCCCTGTTTTTGTGGCTTCAGCGCGAGTATCCGGGCCACCCTCTGTGGGTGGTGGGCGAGCCGCGCTTCTACAACGAACTGCTGCGGCTCAGCCCCCCGGCTTCGTACTTTCCCTGGACTGACACAGGCGCATTGCGCACGCAGCCATTCTCCCTGTGCATCAATTTGAGCCATGAAGCCAAGGCCGCTGTTCTGGCCGGAGAGGTGCGGGCTGAGCAGCACATCGGGGCGGTGCAGTCCGCGGATGGCGTGCGCCATGTCTACGGCAACTGGCAATTGTATCGAACAGGTCTGGTTCATGCCAACCGGCATAATCGTTACCACTGGGCGGACCTCAACGCGCTGGACTGCATCCCTCTGGCCCGGATCAGGTCCACGCAATGGTCCGAACCGAGATCTTGCCTGGGAGACCGGCGGCGGATCGGCCTCTTCCTCGGCGCCAGTGAATCCTCGAAGCATCCTGACGCCGATTTCTGGGCTGGGCTGGCCCGGGAACTGCTGCACCGGGATTTGCGCCCGATCCTGCTTGGCGGACCGGGCGAGAAGGCGCTGGCCGAGGCAGTCCGCAAAGGTCTTGGCCAGAACGTACTGGACTTGACCAATCGCCTGAGCCTGGTGCAGTTCGCCCAACTCGGACAAGAGCTGGAACTGTTGATCACGCCGGATACCGGACCGATGCATCTGGCCTCCTGGAGCGGGCTGCGGGTGCTGAACCTGTCGCTGGGACCCGTCAACCCCTGGGAAACCGGCCCCTACCAGCCCGGTCACTTCATTTTGCAGGCCAGACAAAGCTGCTCGGGATGCTGGCGATGCACCCGATTTGGAGTTCGGCCCATATGTCACGAGCACTTTCCTCCCCGGCGAGTGGCTCTGCTGGCGCACGCCCTGGTCAATTCCGCGGGGATATCACCGCAAAGGCTGCGTTGGCCGGGGTTGGAACTGTTTGCCTCTTCCAGAACCAGGGCAGGGCTGTACCGTCTGGGCCCTCTCCGGCGTAATCAGGCAACTCCCATGGCCAGGGAGCGACTGGCGGATTTCTGGTCGCTCTTTTGGGGGCAGCTCTTCGGGTTGTGGGGACGGGACAAGACACTGGCTTCCTGGACGGACCTGGTCCGGGCGCACCCGGCTCTGGCCAAAGCCTTCGTGCGGTTTCTGCTTGGTTTTCACCGCAAATTGCGACAGGCTCGGGAATCCTCCTTCTGGAGCCAGGGACCGCCGCTACTGCGACCTTTGTTCAGCCATGCGCACATCGTGCTCCAGAATGGTGGGTTCTCCCGGGACAGTGAGCGTGAAGCGCTGAAGGTAACGGAAGAATTGCTGCGAATTGTATCCGGAGAAGAATAG
- a CDS encoding HyaD/HybD family hydrogenase maturation endopeptidase, with translation MTDNNKKILVLGVGNILLKDEGIGVRTVEKLQAEYAFSPNVQLMDGGTLGMALMDPIMLCDRLIVVDAVVNGGDPGTMYRLVGVEMGKSVAFKNSMHQTDLLETLATCKVLGKCPETVVIGMEPKEFDPWGTELTPPVQARLADICQAVLAEIKESGGEFSPIST, from the coding sequence ATGACGGACAATAACAAAAAGATTCTGGTTTTGGGCGTGGGCAACATCCTGCTCAAGGACGAAGGCATCGGCGTGAGAACCGTGGAAAAACTTCAGGCGGAGTACGCTTTCTCTCCGAACGTGCAACTTATGGACGGCGGCACGTTGGGCATGGCGCTGATGGATCCGATCATGCTGTGTGACCGCCTGATCGTCGTGGACGCCGTTGTCAACGGAGGCGATCCGGGGACCATGTACCGTCTGGTCGGCGTAGAGATGGGCAAGAGCGTAGCCTTCAAAAATTCCATGCATCAGACGGACCTGCTGGAAACCCTGGCAACCTGCAAGGTGCTGGGCAAATGCCCCGAAACCGTAGTGATCGGCATGGAACCCAAGGAATTCGACCCTTGGGGCACGGAACTCACTCCTCCGGTCCAGGCCAGGCTGGCGGACATCTGCCAGGCCGTGCTCGCTGAAATCAAGGAAAGCGGCGGGGAGTTCTCACCAATTTCAACATAG
- a CDS encoding OmpA family protein yields the protein MKFRNTPPPEEEGAPTWMVTFADLMSLLLTFFILVLSFANMDIVRFRDMLGSIQTAFGVQVQRREADYVAFSPSQFERKDMELSKENEEILSMVVQLRTIMENDETLQKSTGVEADDNGMVLRVDSASMFDRGSATLRPEAESALDAVISILRNYNMNLVIRGHTDDVPVNSAQFPSNWELSAARATAALRYIMEYGGFSPTRMRAVGYADSRPLVPNTSEENRRKNRRVEFYYHSPDAQTW from the coding sequence ATGAAGTTCAGGAACACTCCTCCTCCGGAAGAAGAAGGCGCTCCGACATGGATGGTCACCTTTGCGGACCTGATGTCCCTGCTGTTGACCTTTTTCATCCTGGTGCTCTCCTTCGCGAACATGGATATTGTTCGATTCCGGGATATGCTCGGCTCCATCCAGACGGCTTTCGGCGTGCAGGTGCAGCGTCGGGAGGCGGATTACGTGGCCTTTTCCCCCTCCCAGTTCGAGCGCAAGGATATGGAACTGAGCAAGGAGAACGAGGAGATCCTGAGCATGGTCGTCCAGTTGCGCACCATCATGGAGAATGATGAAACGCTGCAGAAAAGCACCGGCGTGGAGGCCGACGACAACGGCATGGTTCTGCGGGTGGACAGCGCGTCCATGTTCGACAGAGGATCGGCCACGCTCAGACCGGAAGCCGAATCGGCCCTGGATGCCGTTATCAGTATTCTGCGGAACTACAACATGAACCTGGTCATCCGCGGCCATACTGACGACGTGCCCGTAAATTCGGCCCAGTTTCCCTCCAACTGGGAACTTTCCGCGGCTCGGGCCACGGCCGCTTTGCGCTACATCATGGAGTACGGCGGCTTTTCCCCCACCCGGATGCGGGCCGTGGGCTACGCGGACAGCCGGCCGCTGGTTCCCAACACCTCGGAAGAAAACCGGCGGAAAAACCGGAGAGTGGAATTCTACTATCACTCGCCCGACGCCCAGACCTGGTGA